Proteins from one Lachnospiraceae bacterium KGMB03038 genomic window:
- a CDS encoding penicillin-binding protein 2: MTRKKRNPLRRKMNKLMQKKLVGIFGIVVLAFALLVGRVTYINASNGEEYTKVVLDQQQYDSRVIPFKRGDIVDRNGTKLATSERVYNVILDVKAMLEDEDSVDPTIQVLKDCFEIEEETVRNLIEEKPSSRYEVLKKSIDYNTAREFEEIDEDDENYPNIKGIWLEEDYIRTYPYETLACDVIGFTADGNVGNNGIEASYNSILNGTDGREYGYQDESASLERTVKEPENGSTVVSTIDLQIQSVVEEHVLAFNEAHKNEARTGEGSANTGVIVMNPQNGEILAEASYPNYDLNNPRDLTRYYSKEEIQSMGDEEKVEALTSLWNNFCVNEVYEPGSTFKPFTVAAGLELGNLTGDETYYCGGKLHVGDYDIHCNNRSGHGTQTLRQAIENSCNVALMEIGADLGVEEFTRYQEQFGFGKQTGIDLPGEQEGVLYTAENMDSASLATNAFGQNFDVTMTQMAAGFCSLINGGEYYQPHVVKQIQDENGNVTENKDSVLIGRTVSEETSQIIKDYMYSVVEEGTGSSAAVEGYDIGGKTGTAEKHPRGQGNYLVSFIGYAPQEDPQVMIYVVIDEPNVAVQSDSKLATTLAADIMKEILPYLGVEKAAAE, from the coding sequence TTGGGATCGTCGTACTGGCTTTTGCGCTTTTGGTGGGAAGAGTTACTTATATTAACGCTTCTAATGGAGAAGAATACACCAAAGTGGTCTTGGACCAGCAGCAGTATGACAGCAGGGTCATTCCCTTCAAGCGGGGAGACATTGTGGACCGTAACGGCACAAAACTGGCGACCAGCGAGCGGGTCTACAATGTGATCCTGGATGTGAAAGCGATGCTTGAGGACGAGGACAGTGTGGACCCCACGATCCAGGTTCTCAAAGACTGTTTTGAAATTGAGGAAGAAACGGTCCGGAACCTGATCGAAGAAAAGCCCTCCAGCAGATATGAGGTGCTGAAAAAAAGTATAGACTACAATACGGCGCGGGAGTTTGAGGAGATTGACGAAGACGATGAAAACTATCCCAATATAAAAGGAATCTGGCTGGAAGAGGATTATATAAGAACCTATCCTTACGAAACGCTCGCCTGCGATGTGATCGGTTTTACCGCTGATGGCAATGTGGGAAATAATGGGATTGAAGCGTCCTATAACTCTATTTTAAATGGAACAGACGGACGGGAGTACGGTTACCAGGACGAAAGCGCTTCTTTGGAGAGGACAGTAAAAGAACCGGAAAACGGAAGCACAGTCGTTTCGACCATAGACCTGCAGATCCAAAGCGTTGTGGAAGAACATGTTCTGGCTTTCAACGAAGCCCATAAAAATGAAGCCAGGACCGGAGAGGGAAGCGCCAATACCGGCGTGATCGTAATGAATCCGCAAAACGGAGAGATCCTGGCAGAAGCTTCTTATCCGAATTACGATCTTAACAACCCAAGAGATCTGACAAGATATTATTCGAAAGAGGAAATTCAGTCTATGGGAGACGAAGAAAAGGTGGAGGCTTTGACTTCTCTTTGGAATAACTTTTGTGTAAATGAAGTGTATGAGCCGGGATCCACCTTCAAGCCGTTCACAGTGGCGGCGGGATTGGAACTTGGGAATCTGACGGGAGACGAGACCTATTATTGCGGAGGAAAACTCCATGTAGGAGATTACGATATCCATTGCAATAATCGGAGCGGCCATGGGACTCAGACTTTGAGGCAGGCCATAGAAAATTCCTGTAATGTGGCTTTGATGGAAATCGGGGCGGATCTGGGCGTGGAGGAATTTACCCGGTATCAGGAACAGTTTGGGTTTGGAAAACAGACAGGCATCGATCTTCCGGGAGAGCAGGAAGGCGTTCTGTATACCGCGGAAAACATGGACTCAGCCAGCCTGGCCACCAATGCTTTTGGACAGAACTTTGACGTGACAATGACGCAGATGGCGGCAGGGTTCTGCTCTTTGATCAACGGCGGAGAGTATTATCAGCCCCATGTGGTCAAACAGATCCAAGATGAAAATGGAAACGTGACAGAGAACAAAGATTCTGTTTTGATCGGCCGGACAGTTTCGGAAGAGACCAGCCAGATCATCAAAGATTATATGTATAGTGTAGTAGAAGAAGGAACCGGTTCTTCCGCGGCGGTGGAAGGATACGATATTGGAGGAAAGACTGGAACCGCGGAGAAACATCCGAGAGGACAAGGCAATTATCTGGTTTCTTTTATTGGATACGCGCCCCAGGAGGATCCGCAGGTAATGATCTATGTGGTCATCGATGAACCCAACGTCGCCGTCCAGTCAGACAGCAAGCTGGCCACTACTCTGGCGGCGGATATCATGAAAGAAATACTGCCTTATCTTGGAGTAGAGAAGGCGGCGGCAGAATAA